TGTTCCTCCCTGTAACTACCAGAAATGACATTACTTATGATCCTTCCTTAGCATGATCTCATGTGATATTACCCATGATCCTTTCTGAGAACTACCACAACATTATCAACCTAAGCACTGGTGGTAATATCACCTTTGTATGTGATATCATGTACTGATTATATTCTGATTCCCCTGAACTAATATTGTGCCTGCCTACATATCTAATAAGTTGCCCGCTTTTACTTATGTACTGAGTGTACCTCCTTGAGGGCCACGGTGAGGGCGATGGCGGGACCTGATTTGTGTGTTCCAGTGGGTTGATGTTGGTTCGTTTGAATCTGGTCTGTTCATCTGCCTGTTCCACTTTGTGCTCCCTGATGCTTGAGTGTTGCTAAACTCCCAAGGGAGATGTCCCTAGCTAGAGACCTAGGAACCAGGGCAATTACAGAGATCACAAGAAGGAGAAGACGGAGTGTAAGGTCAGAGCAGGATACTGCTGGCCTGATGTGCATGGGAGTCACATGTCTAGACTGTGAGAGGAACCAGATAAACTTTCAGACTGCTATTACCTGTACACCAACTGCAGTTGAGAACAAGTTAAGAGAGTCTGCATATCAATGTCAGCTTTTCATTGAGGTGAGTTTCTATAGATTGATAATATAATTACTGCCATGTACGTGATCAGAAGACGTGATGCTGAGATGTCAAGTTGTGTAGAAAGGAAAGATGAGTCTGTAGTTAAGTTAAGTGACTGTAacacaatacattatatatatctaaTCAAAATGATCTGGTGTTCATACAGTTCATCAGTTGTAACTCTGCAGCACTACAGCTGCTGCATCTCATTACACCCGTTCTACCGTTACCTACTCTGTATGTGTAGGACACCTGTTTGCTTACTTTAATCCACAAGATCCTGATGTTGGACAGCTAGACACAGGTAGACTCAAAGTTGCTATAAGGTAGGAGCTTAGTGTAAAGTGCTATTATTACACAAACAAACTGTTTCTAAAATGTCATGCAACATGGTGCTCTACAAGATGGCAGAATAAGCACCCTTAAGGCCGAGGTCATTGGCTCAAGCTGTTGGAAAGGAGAGATGCCCCACCAGAAATCTAACAAAACCTTTGTGAGAAGTGCTGCAACAAATGGGACATCACCTACCAATAATCTATCAAGGACTTCTAAAAGCTAAATGTGGGAGATTCACCTCGAGATTTACTGTGTGTAGCATTCTCCTGAGACTGCTGGATACCTCATTTAAACCAATCTCCGCGACAAACCTGGCCAAGATAGAGAATCCTTCCCACCTTGCAGACCAAGGTGATGTCTAAGCAGGTAGAAGAATCAGTGAGATGCCTGCCAAAATATATCTGGTCAGTAGGTGCATATCAGACGTTCAGGGCAGAACAGCCCCTTGTTGCAAGGGTAAAGGAGAGTAAGTCCTAGTGTGCGCAGAGCTAAGCAGTAAAGAGCAGAGGTGCGAACCATCAACCCTGTTTCAAAATTTGATGTAGATAGATGGGCACACAGCAGTCCACTGGAGATAACGTGGAAGCCTTCAAGAACTTATACAACAAGCTGATGTGCTGAGACTTTACATGAAGAGAGGTTACAAGGGAGTAAACACAACCACTAGAAAAGCTGTCGCTGGCAAGGACGACACCAAAGGCGACATATTAACAAGGCCTGTCACATGCTGTAACTGGTATCTTTTGCTCTCTTTCAATTCAGTAATAAAATTGCAGCATCTATAACCATAGAAATGACTGAGAATAACACCAGGTTGCTTGAGCTAACTTGGTATCGTAAAATGTGGATTGTCTTATCATATCTGCCACTTCCTCCGGATCTGTGACAGTGTGGGCTGCGCCCTTCGATACTGTAAACATGTTGCCGGTCGGAGTCCCAAACAGACAGATTCCTCTTCTCCTGTGCAGCCTGATGGCAGCAAACTCTGTAGCCAGGTTTGGAGTAACTTCCGACAACACTGTTTCAGAAGCCTCCTGTAACTTGAGGAGTTTCCTCCCTCTATGGGCAGAGCAGTCTGTATTCTGTGGACAAAAGAATTCCCGTTCTGTGGTGACCATCTTTGGACAGCCATACTATGGTTCTGCTTAGCAAAGGGATGTCATGTtgtggcggccattttgtggttCCCATGCTGCAGTCACCAGTGTGGTTCATCCACAGTTTGCTTTGCTTCAGTAAGTCGGGACGCTGGCATGCCGGCTGTGCTGTGGGGCGGACACTAATACTGACCAAATTATCATGCAAAACTGTATAATATCTacaattaaaaagatattatttttttttcgacTGAAACGAAAATACACCCATGTATGCACTAAGCAAAATGTAAAACAAGACTCATTACATTTTGTATGGTGCCTACATgagtatatttgtttaatttgaACAAAAAATAATATCTTTTGAATTGTTGATGTGATTTACAGCTATATTAGTATGTGTTTTTTAGATATAAAAGCCATCTCTGCCcgcaagaagaggtacagaggacaTTAGGAGGGTGGTCCCTATTCTTTGTGGTAAGGGCATACCCCACCATCTCACGTACATGTAAGTGGAGGCAATGAGATTTGTATTCAATTTTATACTGCTAGGGAGACTTAAGAACCAGTGGGAGATTGACAGTGGATGAGATCCCAGTTGATCTATCTGATGTTGGCCAGACTTCATGTAAGAGCAAGGATTTCTGAGACCTAACTACTCAAATTAATGCAAACCCTGGGAACTCCCTGAGGCTGGGTTAAGTTACACTactcacatatctaatacatgtaTACCACCCACCGGTGTGCTAACTCGGCCTGCTTGTGATTGCTTTACCTACTTGTGCATTATCTTGACCTACCGTGACAGGCTCTGCTTGCTGTGAAATTTCCTACCATTGCGTGTTGCATTGTCCTCGTCTATCACCGTTGTGGCTAGGGCTTGCTGTGTACTAACCCTATCCGTATGTGTGGACTCCGTCTACAGTAGTTTTAGTCTCACCGACATGAGGCTAATTGTATAATTTTTTCCAggaccactttaagttcccaaccTACCCCTGCCACTGAGATCCTGGGCATACAGAACCATTATTGAACATGCTTGGTACTTGCATCTCCCTATCCTTCTGGGGACAACATAGGGGCACCCTGATATTTGAGAAACTCTGACCATGATTAATAGGGTGGGGTCTCATGGCTTAGTCCTTGTGGGAAGTGTCTGGGACTTTGTTTCGTGACACTTTGTCAATGTTTGCAATGGATCATTCATGAGCagaaaatatctataaaagtatAGCATGTGAAAATGGTGCATGCTTTGATTTTTGGTCCAGAGGAATGTTGTAAAAGTATAATTGGAAAGAAGATTGTTGTTCTCTGCCATTCTGTTTGTTTTGCAAGGGCAGGAGATTATCAAGAAAGTTTCTTATATGTTTATCTAAGTTAAAATGTTATTCTGTATAGTTATTTATATGCTGTGAGTGGGACTAAGTGTGTGCTTCGGTAGTGCATAAGCATAATGACCCTCTGAGGTGTGAtgctaaagagagagagagtaacgCTCCTGTGATGTAATTATTGAGTGTGGACCGAGAGCTCTGACAGGAGCTTAGTGTTTAAAAAGGTGATGTGTTCTGGTGGGTTATGCTCGTTCGTACCAGGGTTTGTTCATGTCCGGTCTGTTCATATACCTGTTTAAATTAGTGCTCTTGGATGCTTGGTTGTGTCTGACCTCTAATGGAGATGTCCCTTGTTAGAGAGAGAGGTACAGTTGCAAAGATTGAGATGGAGATCCTGAGAGTGATAAGACAGTGTGAGGTCAGACCAGCAAATGTGACCTGCATATAAGTGTAGAGTGTGAGTGAACATTGTTAAAAGTGAATGTTTTAGATTGTAACTATGATTACAGGTTAGATTATAGGTAAGGTGTCTGAATCTAGTCCACGGGGTAAATCTATGACgcatcggtttctgcaagtcactggaaatcggtgactttgcaacgaaaatttaaagtggcaatggccgaCTTCTGGTGATTTGCAGAAACCGatacttcatacatttacccccaggaatcccAGTACCAAGCCCAGAGGTTGCACCCTTACAGAACACCAGTCTCTAGTAGACGTAAGATCAGGGCTCCTATTTCATCAGGGTCCACTGGAGAGATTTCAGAGAAATGTTTTCACCTTTCTTGGCGCTCCTGGGTCCTCTTCTTGCTCAGTTGTCTTAAATAATGATGTCGACTTCTCGTCATAAAGTTCTAACCAATGAGCAGTCTTGAATAGCAGTGTGACATCATAGCATGTAATGGAAGCTTTTTAATAGAATTTATTATTCTTCATTCACAAATTGAAACTTGAAAATGTTGAATTCACTGTTTGTATGGAAATGTTGTGGTATTGAAATAcacttgtagtaaaaaaaatcaaaaaatctgTTCTGCAGAAATGtgtatttccatatatttatttttttcccagcaGATGAACTGTACAGCTGGAATAACTCGGAGAGACATCTCATTTTATCTCCAGATTGTGAAATGGAACATGACAACATCACACAAAATTCTTCAGGAGAAAACCCCATTGCCCTAAATATACATCGATTACTTCACTGTGCAAATATATCATCTGAGCCTTCAATTAATGAGGAATGTTCACTTTACAACTCGGATATTGTTACACACAGTACAGCTTATACAGATGATAAacaattttcatgttctgaatgtgggaaattttttagacagaaatcaaatcttgctGATCATCAGCGAGTTCACttaggtgagaaaccatttgcatgttctgagtgtgataaatgttttacattgaaATCAAGTCTTATTAGACATCAACGACATCACACAGGTGTGAAACCTTTTTCATGTTCCGAATGTGAAAAAAGTTTTAAAGAGAAATCAGATCTTGCTACACATCGGAGAGTTCACACAGATGAGAAgcctttttcatgttctgaatgtgggaaatgtttcagaCAGCCGTCAAATCTTGCTAGACATCACAGAGTTCACACAGGTgcgaagccattttcatgttctgaatgtgggaaaagtTTTGGAAGGAAATCATTACTTGCTGAACACCagcgaactcacacaggtgagaagccatttccatgttctgaatgtgggaaatgttttagaagGAAATCTTTACTTGCTGAACACCagcgaactcacacaggtgagaagccatttccatgttctgaatgtgggaaatgttttagaaatAAAACATGTCTTGCTGAACACCAGCAAACTCACACAGGTgcaaagccatttccatgttctgaatgtgggaaatgttttagaaagAAATCATGTCTTATTAAACACCagcgaactcacacaggtgagaagccatttccatgttctgaatgtggaaaatgttttagaaCGAAATCATATCTTGCTGAACACCAGCGAATTCACACAGGTGCAAAGCCATTTccgtgttctgaatgtggaaaatgttttagaaaGAAATTCTATCTTTCTGAACACCagcgaattcacacaggtgagaagccatttccatgttctgaatgtgggaaatgttttctaaAGAAATCAGCTCTTCTTAAACATTggcgaactcacacaggtgagaagctattgctatttccatgttctgaatgtgggaaatgtttcggAAGGAAATCATATCTTGCTGAACACCAGCgaactcatacaggtgagaagccatttccatgttctgaatgtgggaaatattttgGAAGGAAATCATATCTTGCCAAACACCAGCGAACTCATACAgctgagaagccatttccatgttctgaatgtgggaaatgttttctaaAGAAATCAGCTCTTCTTAAACATTggcgaactcacacaggtgagaagccagttccatgttctgaatgtgggaaatgttttctaaAGAAATCAGCTCTTCTTATACATTggcgaactcacacaggtgagaagccatttccatgttctgaatgtgggaaatgtttcggAAGGAAATCATATCTTGCCGAACACCAGCgaactcatacaggtgagaagccatttccatgttctgaatgtgggaaatattttgGAAGGAAATCATATCTTGCCGAACACCAGCaaactcatacaggtgagaagccatttccatgttctgaatgtggaaaatgttttaaatgtcaaACACATCTTATTCAACATCAGAtacttcacacaggtgagaagccattttcatgttctgaatgtgaaaaatgttttacacGCAAATCGCGTCTTATTCAACATCGAAGAGTTCACATATGTGAgcagccatttccatgttctgaatgtgggaaatattttacacATGAATCAGATCTTCTTAAACATGAGAGTCTTCATAGAGGAAAATAAAATTCCGTgatatgataaaaatatatgatgCAGAATTGCAGTGGTATTTGATTTCCATTATTTTAGAAGTGaaaatttttgaaaaataaaattttagacTATACTCAGAATTGTATATTGGTATCCCCGCTTAATAGAGTAATTTGAATCTTCAAAGTCACgcaatttattaatatatcacAAATGAATTACTAGGTAAACATAGAACTAGAATGTGTGTCTTCAATATAATTATGCAACAGTTTGCTCATCTGGGGAATTAAGTGCAGTTTAGTTATTCTATTAGATGTCGGTCTAACTCTCCGCAATGATAGAAAGACCACATTGTCATCATATGGGGTACTATATGACCCAAGCACTATCTCACAGCGCCAGAGTCATGGGTTTGGTTTTGACCAAGTCCCTAACTAtcagtttctatgttctcccaaTCTTTGTGTGGTTTTCCCACCGGTTTTCTCACACACTTAAAAGATAGTACTGGTAGGGTGGTTGCTTTCTGCTATAATTAGTGTGTGTATGACCTTCTTCTCGAAGGATTTTGGCTTGTTCAGATGTGTTCTCGCAAACTCCAGTTGGAGTTTTATGTCTGTCTCAGCAGAGGGACCTCTTTACCAAATAACCCCCTTTCATTGTGTAGTCAATGTATGTGCAAATTGAAACTGTCGTATCTTGTGTTTGACAGAGTAACAGGTCTATgaaaatggccactgagctccattttgttgtattcatacttttctgtgtgtattgtaaaatgcttatctgatcaaaggctgggcCGAGACATCTTAACATATAATGTTAGGCGTTGTCTCAGATGTTCCTGCACATGAGTgagaatatattatttctttttttttttttaaagatattttattgagtatTACAATGCAGACAATGAGGGAAACAGGCAATACGGGTAAAACACAATTGCAATGAAGTTTCCACTTAATATAAGCAGCGGAgtatatattatttcttatcCGTAATGTAACAATAGCAAgtctgaaaatatattcatacccttatatgtaagttgattcCATGACCCTTTATTCAGCTTTCGTgtggaaattgactgttactggaacatattggaagctatgtatttgatttactttttcttttatgttatgtttatcgtaaaaataaaggtaaatgtcacaataaatcttgcattcatgagtcattaactctttgaaaccgaaAGAACCTTATTCAACGTGGAACATTTAATGGCGCTGCTTGGCAAAGTTTCAAAAGGTTAATCTGTAAGAGATTTGTGAATGGTCTTGAAGACCTTGTGTCTCTGGCTCACCTGAGATTTGTTTGTTTGTCGTACTAGAATCATGTTTTGTAAAGGGAGAAAAAGTTGTAAATCTGAAAAAGTAATACCTGCATTGAGTAATTTCAAACTTTGGAAAAATGCCAAAAAGTTttaaaatctgtaaaaaaattaataaatgcgGTCAATCGCTGCAAAGAGGTTAAGAAAGGGTGCAGTGAACATTATACATACAGATTTGAACTGTTTATATTGTGATTCAGTGGGAGTCTGCCCAGAGGGATGCAGTTGAGAAATGAGGGGGGTTTGTTTTACCCATAAAGAAATTTTAAGAGCTAACATGTTGTCTGAGAGGAGAGATTTTTCTAGCAAATTAATACATATGCACTACAGATAAGGAAGACATAGAATCCAAACAGATATGTGAAAGTATAGTGTTAGAAGATTCTGTTGGGGAAATGTTGGGTGAATCCTTGTCAAGTGATGTATTGCAAACAAAGAGTGAGATGTTGGGCAAGAATACTGTGACTTGTGAGATGTGCAGTATTGCTGCTTTTATAATGAGTCAGAATAGGGAAATGCACTTGGTGTctttcaagggggctgtactggGTGATGATGATCACCCAATACAGCCTGCCTTCTGGAAAAGCCCCAGCCCACCAACACTTCCAATGGCCTGTAATCGAGTCTGGCACAcctaccagatggaacacatcaccagtatactgaggggctcctccgtgtctttcTATAAAGTCTGGTCCCTGTGGACTTCATATCATAACCAACCTTTATTTCAATTCCAGTAGAAATCTGGTGTGGAATAGAACCACTAGACAAGTTCAATCCTTTCCTATCTGATGCGTGAACCTTCAATTCACCATCCCTCCCCACGTTCACtttctctccctcttcttctttCCGCCATTTTACCCCCCAACCTTATAGTTTAAAGTGTTTAAAACAACATCTTTATAGAATTAGATAGATACACAGTTAACTTCCAATTGCAAAAGCACTGTGAGAAAGTGTTTTACACACTGCTATGTCTGTCTAAAATGTATACCGTGTTACTGATGTACCTGTCAAGATCTTGTAATGCTTTTTCAGcgtaagatgtttctaataaaaaagtattgaaaaaaaaatcaagcataAATGCAACTTACACTGTATATAAGCTCCCCTGCTTAAGGAAGTAtagattacattttgtttttagttGAAAAGTAAATGTTTATTGTCTTTCACAAATTAACAAGAAAACACAGCAATTCTATTGCATTCAGTTAGCAATATTACatagtaataaaagtaaaaattaattGAAAGAGGAGACAGATTATTGTTAGCTGTTTGAGTAGCTATCAGCATTATAACTTGTTTTGAGAGAAGATTAACAAGAAGTGGGAAAATTAGGGATGAGGTGGCAAGCAGTCAAGGGTTTACAACTATTAGTGAGATAGTCTAACGAGTCGGGGGAGTTTGTGAGATATCTAAAAATAATAACATGGGTGGGTGGTAGCTTATTAGTGGATGGGTTTATAGTTAGCGAGGTAGCCCAAAGGTTAGGTCCAGGATACTTGAGGGATGTCAATCGGTGGTTAATGGAGGCTCAGCTTCATAATAACTTGTCTGGGGAGTCCAAGTATTTTGGAAGTTAATTGGTGTGTTATTTAGGGTGACAGTAATGCTTTCCAGGTGGTAGAATGACCAGATACTATTTATAGTTgctgagagtgaagggggagaaaCATTCTTCCAATCTGCTGCTATTAAGCACTTTGCAGCATTTAAGTTATGCCTAATCAATTTTTACACTGGCCGTGGTGTATTTGGCCTGGAGTGAAGCGAGAATAACAGAGTCAGGCATGTTGATCTGTGTCATTGAGGTAATGAGAGTGTAAATTTATTGCCAATAGGGTCTTATTTTTGGGCAGGACCCCCAAACGTTTTTGTAGAGTTTTGAAATATGGTATAGATTGTGATTAATAATCAGTGGAAATAATGTAGATATGAGACCTTTTGTGGAGAGAGAGCCGCAACACATAGACTCCAGTGTGGATCATTGAT
The nucleotide sequence above comes from Mixophyes fleayi isolate aMixFle1 chromosome 6, aMixFle1.hap1, whole genome shotgun sequence. Encoded proteins:
- the LOC142159844 gene encoding LOW QUALITY PROTEIN: uncharacterized protein LOC142159844 (The sequence of the model RefSeq protein was modified relative to this genomic sequence to represent the inferred CDS: deleted 1 base in 1 codon) — translated: MEEWEYLEGHKGHYKDVIMENHLPLTSPDGSSDRNTSDRCPRPLYSQDHIEETHNIPQGEHLIDIKVEDIKGEEETYVRGDQQCKEEEIPTDISTADELYSWNNSERHLILSPDCEMEHDNITQNSSGENPIALNIHRLLHCANISSEPSINEECSLYNSDIVTHSTAYTDDKQFSCSECGKFFRQKSNLADHQRVHLGEKPFACSECDKCFTLKSSLIRHQRHHTGVKPFSCSECEKSFKEKSDLATHRRVHTDEKPFSCSECGKCFRQPSNLARHHRVHTGAKPFSCSECGKSFGRKSLLAEHQRTHTGEKPFPCSECGKCFRRKSLLAEHQRTHTGEKPFPCSECGKCFRNKTCLAEHQQTHTGAKPFPCSECGKCFRKKSCLIKHQRTHTGEKPFPCSECGKCFRTKSYLAEHQRIHTGAKPFPCSECGKCFRKKFYLSEHQRIHTGEKPFPCSECGKCFLKKSALLKHWRTHTGEKLLLFPCSECGKCFGRKSYLAEHQRTHTGEKPFPCSECGKYFGRKSYLAKHQRTHTAEKPFPCSECGKCFLKKSALLKHWRTHTGEKPVPCSECGKCFLKKSALLIHWRTHTGEKPFPCSECGKCFGRKSYLAEHQRTHTGEKPFPCSNVGNILEGNHILPNTSKLIQVRSHFHVLNVENVLNVKHILFNIRYFTQVRSHFHVLNVKNVLHANRVLFNIEEFTYVSSHFHVLNVGNILHMNQIFLNMRVFIEENKIP